A stretch of Telopea speciosissima isolate NSW1024214 ecotype Mountain lineage chromosome 11, Tspe_v1, whole genome shotgun sequence DNA encodes these proteins:
- the LOC122645604 gene encoding transcription factor MYB20-like isoform X2, with amino-acid sequence MGRQPCCDKVGLKKGPWTTEEDKKLINFILSNGQCCWRAVPKLAGLLRCGKSCRLRWTNYLRPDLKRGLLSESEEKIVIDLHATLGNRWSKIASHLPGRTDNEIKNHWNTHIKKKLKKMGIDPVTHKPISTSIDQEPTPQQLEQEFAVSAISEADQNRGNEISLQPAITEIKEGNNIMSITSPFSTDNNYSFCTDEVPLIEPHEILVPNCGPSSSTSSTSSSSVSSGISSGFIEDMQFSSLEWPEYTNMTIWDEFNYWDLICSEDDDRKLANDSALNQFQRVVFDQEPWKLDPL; translated from the exons ATGGGAAGACAACCTTGCTGTGACAAAGTAGGGTTGAAGAAGGGGCCATGGACAACTGAGGAAGACAAGAAGCTCATCAACTTCATCCTCAGCAATGGCCAATGCTGCTGGAGAGCTGTTCCTAAACTTGCAG GTTTATTAAGATGTGGAAAGAGTTGCAGGCTTAGATGGACCAATTACCTTAGACCTGATTTGAAAAGGGGTTTGTTATCAGAATCTGAAGAAAAAATAGTTATTGATCTCCATGCTACTCTTGGCAACAG ATGGTCCAAGATAGCTTCTCATCTCCCTGGTAGAACTGATAATGAGATAAAGAATCACTGGAACACCCACATcaagaagaaactaaagaagATGGGAATTGATCCTGTCACTCACAAGCCAATCTCCACTTCAATTGATCAAGA acCAACACCACAACAGCTGGAACAAGAATTTGCTGTTTCTGCCATTTCTGAAGCAGACCAGAACAGGGGAAATGAGATATCTTTACAGCCAGCCATTACTGagataaaagaaggaaataacatTATGAGCATTACAAGCCCATTTTCTACAGACAACAATTATAGTTTCTGCACAGATGAAGTTCCTTTGATAGAACCTCATGAGATTCTAGTCCCTAATTGTGGGCCTTCTTCATCAACTTCTTCTACTTCATCCTCTTCTGTTTCATCTGGGATCTCATCTGGATTCATTGAAGACATGCAATTCTCAAGCTTGGAGTGGCCTGAATACACCAACATGACAATCTGGGATGAATTTAACTATTGGGATTTGATTTGTAGTGAAGATGATGACAGGAAACTAGCCAATGATTCTGCCCTCAATCAGTTCCAAAGAGTAGTTTTTGATCAAGAACCTTGGAAATTAGACCCCTTGTGA
- the LOC122645604 gene encoding transcription factor MYB20-like isoform X1: MGRQPCCDKVGLKKGPWTTEEDKKLINFILSNGQCCWRAVPKLAGLLRCGKSCRLRWTNYLRPDLKRGLLSESEEKIVIDLHATLGNRWSKIASHLPGRTDNEIKNHWNTHIKKKLKKMGIDPVTHKPISTSIDQEVLPPPLPPPSPLPSPTPQQLEQEFAVSAISEADQNRGNEISLQPAITEIKEGNNIMSITSPFSTDNNYSFCTDEVPLIEPHEILVPNCGPSSSTSSTSSSSVSSGISSGFIEDMQFSSLEWPEYTNMTIWDEFNYWDLICSEDDDRKLANDSALNQFQRVVFDQEPWKLDPL, from the exons ATGGGAAGACAACCTTGCTGTGACAAAGTAGGGTTGAAGAAGGGGCCATGGACAACTGAGGAAGACAAGAAGCTCATCAACTTCATCCTCAGCAATGGCCAATGCTGCTGGAGAGCTGTTCCTAAACTTGCAG GTTTATTAAGATGTGGAAAGAGTTGCAGGCTTAGATGGACCAATTACCTTAGACCTGATTTGAAAAGGGGTTTGTTATCAGAATCTGAAGAAAAAATAGTTATTGATCTCCATGCTACTCTTGGCAACAG ATGGTCCAAGATAGCTTCTCATCTCCCTGGTAGAACTGATAATGAGATAAAGAATCACTGGAACACCCACATcaagaagaaactaaagaagATGGGAATTGATCCTGTCACTCACAAGCCAATCTCCACTTCAATTGATCAAGAAGTACTACCCCCACCACTACCCccaccatcaccactaccatcacCAACACCACAACAGCTGGAACAAGAATTTGCTGTTTCTGCCATTTCTGAAGCAGACCAGAACAGGGGAAATGAGATATCTTTACAGCCAGCCATTACTGagataaaagaaggaaataacatTATGAGCATTACAAGCCCATTTTCTACAGACAACAATTATAGTTTCTGCACAGATGAAGTTCCTTTGATAGAACCTCATGAGATTCTAGTCCCTAATTGTGGGCCTTCTTCATCAACTTCTTCTACTTCATCCTCTTCTGTTTCATCTGGGATCTCATCTGGATTCATTGAAGACATGCAATTCTCAAGCTTGGAGTGGCCTGAATACACCAACATGACAATCTGGGATGAATTTAACTATTGGGATTTGATTTGTAGTGAAGATGATGACAGGAAACTAGCCAATGATTCTGCCCTCAATCAGTTCCAAAGAGTAGTTTTTGATCAAGAACCTTGGAAATTAGACCCCTTGTGA
- the LOC122645312 gene encoding basic proline-rich protein-like → PPPPPPPQPPQPSPPPPPPPHKSSPPPPPPPPPPPPPPPPPPPPPPHPHPPPPPPLPTFHTPPPPPPPPPPPPTPPPPPPPQQNPPHPPPPPPPHTPHHNPPPPPPPPPPPPPPPPHPPPPTPPTPPPPPPPPPHNPPTHPPPPPPLTPPPPPIHPPPPNPPPPPQPLPTPPPPPPPPPPPPPPPPPPPPPPPPPPPPPPPPPPPPPPPPPPPPPPPPPPPPPPPPHPPPPHPPPTPPPPPHSTHKTPPKPPPPTQQPPPPPPPPSPHPPSPPTPPPPLKTHKTNPPPPPPPPPPPPPTPHPPPPTPPPPPPPPPPPPPPPPPPPPPPPPPPPPPPPPPPPPHPPPPHPTPPPPPPHPHTPPKQPTNPPPPPPQPPPPPPPPPPPPPPPPPPPTTPPPPPPSPPPPPHPPHPPPNHPSPPPPPPNPPNNPPPPPPPPPPPPPPPPHPPPPPPHPPPHQKPPPPHPPPPSPPQPPSPHPTPPPPTNNPPPPTHNPPPTHSPPTPPPPPPSPPFLNLSPPPPPPPSLPPPTPPRPNHPQPTPPPPPPPPQPPPPPPPPPPPPPPPPPLYLLRSILKNED, encoded by the exons ccccccccccccccccccccccaacccccccaa CCATCCCctccaccacccccacccccccacaaatcttcaccccccccccccccccccccccctcccccccccccccccccccc tccccccccccccccccctccccacccacaccccccccccccccctccccttcccacattccacacccccccccctccccccccccccccccccc ccccaccaacaccccccccccccccccccccacaacaaaacccaccccacccccccccccccccccccccccacacacccCACCacaacccacccccccccccccccccaccccccc ccccacccccccccccaccacaccccccccccccaaccccccccacacccccccc acccccccccccacccccccacaaCCCACCCACGcacccaccacccccccccccactcacccccccccctcctcccatccaccccccccccccaaatcccccccccccaccccaacccctacccacacccccccccccccccccccccccccccccccccccccccccccccccccccccccccccccccccccccccccccccccccccccccccccccccccccccccccccccccccccccccccccccccccccccccccccccccccccccccccccccccccccccccacaccccccccccccccaccccccccccacaccccccccccccccacactccACTCACAAaaccccccccaaaccccccccccccactcaacaacctccccccccccc cccccccccctctccccaccccccctctccccccaccccccccccccccctcaaaacccacaaaaccaaccccccccccccccccccccccccccccccacccccacccactccacacccccccccccccacacccccccccccccccccccccccccccccccccccccccccccccccccccccccccccccccccccccccccccccccccccccccccccccccccccccccccccccaccccccccccccccatcccacccccccaccccccccccctcacccccacaccccccccaaacaacccacaaaccccccccccccccccccccaaccaccccccccccccccccc acccccccccccccccccccccccccccccaccc cccaccacaccccccccccctcccccctccccccccccccccccccaccccccccacccccccccaaatcatccctcccctcccccaccccccccaaacccacccaacaacccccccccccccccccccccccccccac cccccccccccccccccccccaccctccccccccccccccccacccccccccccaccaaaaaccaccccccccccatcccccccccccctcaccccCCCAACCACCATCCccacaccccaccccccccccaccaaccaacaacccccccccaccaacCCACAATCCACCACCCACCCactccccccccacccccccccccccccctccctcccccccttttctcaacctctccccccccccccccccccccccctccctcccccccccaacccccccgcGCCCCAACCACCcccaacccaccccccccccccctcccccccctccccaa cctccccccccccccccccccccccccccccccccccccccccccccccccctgtacCTATTGAGATCAATCTTAAAGAATGAAGACTGA